The Chelonia mydas isolate rCheMyd1 chromosome 20, rCheMyd1.pri.v2, whole genome shotgun sequence genome includes the window aaaagctctgccctAGTTCAACCAGGAATTACTGCAGGGCAGCTCAGTGTTATCCCGTCTGGCCCTGGCCTCTATCAATCTAGGCAAACCCTGGGCTCGGCCTGGGTCACAAATCCAGCATGGCTAACATATTCCCACCTCTGCTTGGTTCTGACATCGACAAGGCCCAGGTCAGCGTTCTCCACTTCTCCCAGTTTGGGGGAAGCTGAGCGGCCAGAGCCCCCAGTCTGGGAGTGGCTCTCAAAGGCTGGATCTTCCTGGCTGCTTGACTCCTGACTTGCTGCAGAAAAACCCCAGCGAGTGGAGCCCGTCTGCCTTAGGTAaatatggggtgggagggaactaTTCTCAGATCACTTCTCTCACTGTGAGATGGAGAGCCAGTGAGCCATGGGGGTGGTTAGATATGGCCCATCCTAGGTACATTTCCCACCCCACTTCTCTGCTCCTAGTGCATCTGCCTACTCCACCAGCGCATGGGGACTTGGATCCTGGTGGGAAAGGCCACTGGGCTTCAGCGTCTCTCCAGATCTTGGGATGGAGGCAGGAGAGTGGctggctcctcctggccctggaaaATGGTAAAAGCCCCAGATCTGGGAGCCTTCcggagggagcaggggagggcctGTATGTGAGGGTAGGGTCTGGTCTCTTGGCTTCTGTAGCAAGGTGGAGGCAGCTGGGGCTTCTACCTGAATATTTTTGCCCAGGGCAGGGTTGGCACtgggctccatgcgctgctggGGGCTTTGCTCCAGCAGGATCCTGCCCCGTCCCCCAGCTGAACTGTTTGGTCTACAGAGCAGACTTGGAAAAGGCTCTGTAGCACCCTGAagtccacagccccctgctctagaACCTCCCCACTCTGGAGGCCCCCGGTCCAGAACCTCCTTCTCTAGAATACCCTGTTCTGAAAACCCCGTCGTTCTAGATCTCACAGCCCCGTAATGGTCCCAGGCCAGCCCCCCCAAACTCTACAGTCACTCTGCTCTGGGACCCCCATTCTAGAACCCAACTCGAGAACCACCCAACCCTAAAACTGCCATGTTCTGGTGCCCTGCGGGCCAGAACCCCCCAACTCTAGAACACACCTCTTCTACAACCCCAAACATAACCCCCTATCTCTAGAATCACCGACTCAAGAACTTGCTGTTCTAGAACCCCCAACTCTAGAATCATCCTATTCAAGAGCCACTCCCAGTtccagaacaccccccccccccccaagctctaGAATGGCCCTCTCTAGCTCCCACAGAGGTGACGGGCCGGACGCAGGAATTGCTGGGGGAAATCCGCTGGCCTGtgccatgcaggaggtcagactagctgaccacagtggtcccatgccagcccccttctccacccccccatgCTCTCCTCCCCCTTGGGTGTGTACACTATGCCTGTGTATATGTGGAGGAGGGGGTTGTGGGAGGGCCCAGCACATCTTGGGAGCTGGGGGTTGGCTGGCAAACTCAGTGCCCAGAAACGCCAACGATGGGCACCTTGGCAATCAGGAGACACACAGATCAGGGTGGAGGATGGGCAGTGAACACCCCATTCCCTTtaatcctccccttccccaacagTTATTGACGGTGCTACTGGCCCACagctgccctcctgcccccatggaCACGAGAGGCTGCAGGTGGGATCGAGCCGGGGTACGGGGGGTGTCATCGTGGGAGGCTGTTTCTGGCCTCCCCCTTAAAAATTCTCCACCCACTGGAACCCTGAAACTTCTCAGTGTTGCTTGGCAACCGGAGCAGCGGGTGCTAGGCAACGCAGTTGCTagggagcatgtgtgtgtgtgtaggggatgATTGGCAGCTCTGGCAGAGGCCTGGCAAATGGCACTTGACCAGatgagcagcccccccccccacccccccagtgccaGGGTAtgagggttgccaattttgggtggacgtattcctggaggtttcatcacatgacataatctttaattaaagattcatctttactTCCTGGAGACTCCGGGCCAACCCTGGAGGGCCaaccccagagctgggaacagacccagaagtcctgcttcccagctccctgctctaacccatgcCCCTGTATAGTCGCTCCCTGCAATTCCCTcgtcagtgcagggagctggccccatgctgcccgcCCCCCCATGCCCTGCGCACCCAACCCATGATTACCGGCCCCAGTccccccctccacagcccccctgccagcTCTGCATGCCAGCAGCACAGGCCCCCTGCAGCCAGTGGCCCTGCCCGGAGCTGGGCACCGACCAGAAACATCCCACAGGAGGGGACCCTGGTACGGCCACCCCCCACCCAATGCACTGTACCAACACCCACCCCGTTCTCCTGCCCCtaaaacagcccctcccccagcccatccccaaTACACTGTACCCCCCACGTTTACCTCCTGCCCTAAAACAgcacccacacccctccccttccatcaccccccaccccattttgggCACTGACACAGTAGGCCCCAGCTATCCATTCCCAGACACATTCAGAGCAGAGATGGAGGGGAgaggtaacccccccccccaagatctcCTGAATGTGACAGATCTCCAACCAAACTGGCCATGGAACCCAGACCCAAAGAAAGGGGGCCAAACCCTGTGCCACCCAGTCCCTGGAGCTGGATGGGAGCTGGCAcaccctagaggggaaaggcccatgctccccccagagcAGTCCCAGGACAGGAGCATGCTGGTGGGGGGCTGTGGCAGCAAAGCCCCCTCAGGTAGCCCCCCCATTCCACAGTGTGGCATCTGCCCCACAGCAGGCCCATTGGGCACCCCATAGAGTGGTCTCTGTGTCCATGCGGGTTGGGGGAGGCTGCTAAATCCATTACCCTGTGGGGAGGGGTCTGTAGTTTATATCCAGCATCCCCAGGCTGAGTTGGGGGCAACGGAgcatgtgtggggaggggagatcagGGACCCCCAGTCTAAGGTCAGAGCCAATTCACGCGGCTCTCCAGTAGTTGGCCTGGGAGATCACACCAGCTCCAGACCTACCCGGCACATGGACGCACACACTGCGCCTTAGCTGGTAATTAACAACCGAGGTGCTTTGAGCTGTGATCCCCGAGTAATCTGGTTAATTGGATCCTCCTTAAAAtcagcctgggggcagggggtgagactGGCTAGGGTGGGGTCCTCCCCGGGGTTCAGGGTGGGTTCCTTCTGACCCTTGGCAGCCCAGagatccccctctgcccccccccccccccacctggtgGCCCCTCTCAGGCTTCCTTTGTATCATTTCACTCCAGGCTGGGCTGCCCCTGGGATAATGCAGCCCCGGGTGGTAACGGTAGGACCCCAGGGTGCTTATCAGGTGTCCACTCGCTGGGGTGTCCCtggatttcctcccctccccaattcTACTGCAAATTAACTCCTCCCAACctagctcccctccccctcccgcagctCTGGCCCTAGCAGGCGACAGATGGCGAGAGGTTTGCAGATGCCCCACGGAGCAGGGGACAGATGGAGGCACCAGCCGGCTGAAAATGCCACCGTTTAGTTACTGCTAAATGTTTGAATTAATCCCCCTCCGAGTCCCCCATGGCCCCCGCGGCCCAAAGCCAGCGACCACCCATTCACCTTACGGTGAAATAAGTTTCTCTGGAGCCTTTCCAAGGAGGCCATGGGGCAGGCTTGAGGGGCAGGCACAGGAGGGCAGGCTTGAGGGCATGGCcagagctgtgggggaagcagaggTAGGATAACAGGGGGCACAGGTTGAGATTAAGAGCGTTGGCAGAGGTGgaagggctggagcccagggccggggtaGCAGAAGGGCTGGAGGTCAGGGGTGAGGAGCATCGACACAGCTGGGTGCGATCGGTCAGGATCAAGGGGCGTTGACTGAGCtgtgggggggacgggacccagggctgggatcgccggggctgcgggtcaggagccAGGGGGGTCAggagccaggggcgtcggcagagctgtggggatggATTTGGCAGCCAAATAAAGGGAACATTCCTCAAACCCCTccgctctccccacagccccatcaGCGCCCCGGGCCAAGGCTGTCAGTGCTATATAGCCCAGTCAGTGCAGGTGAACTGGGGTCCAGtgccctgggcagggagtggggcccggacgcctgggttctatcccagctgcGGGGTGAcccggtgctcagggcagggggtggggcccggacgcctgggttctatcccagctgcGGGGTGAcccggtgctcagggcagggggtggggcccggacgcctgggttctatcccagctgcGCGGGGGGCGCGCTGAGATGGGTCCAGTGCTCGGGGCTGTGAGCGCGCAGCCAGAGGCGGTTGCAGCCACTGATTGGCTAGGCTTCAGAGAGTGGGCGGGCCCTCCCCGCGGATTGGCTGGAAGGCAAGAAAACGAAGCGGCCGGAGGGACTCGCCCCAGGATTGGCTAGATCAACGGAGGCGGGCGGTCCTTATTCCGGATTGGCTGGAGATTGAAAGGGGCGTGACCGGAACCAAAGAGGATTTCTGATTAGCTATCCCCCAGGGACTGGGCGGGACATCCCCCCGGATTGGCCCGGAGCGCGGAGTGGGCGGGGCAATGTCGGCGGCGCTGCAGCGGGCGCTGGGCGCAGCGGAGCCCGgcgcggccccggccccggccccggccctggTGCTGGGCCCGGCCCGCTCCGGCCGCTCGGCGCTGCTGTTCCGGGCGGCCCGGGGCGGGCCCCGCGCGCTGTTCCTGGCGCCTCGCGCCCTGCAGCGGCTGCCGGGGGCCCGGCGCGGGGAGAGCGACCCGCGCGGCCTGCAGGTGATGGGCGGGGCCTgcgcggaaggggcggggccaagggcctggggcggggcctgcgcggaaggggcggggccaaggGTCAAAGTCttagggggcggggggctgaatGTGGGGAGAAGCTGGAGGCCGCAGTGCCTGATGGGAGCGGGGAGCTAAGGGGTGGGGCTTCATGGCAGGGGAGGAGCCTAAGGGGCAGGGCATCGGATAAAGGGAGGGGCCTGAGGAGTGGGAGGGGCTTTTTTGGAGGTGGTGGGGGTTGGTGCTGGCATAGGACAGCTGGCGGCCTGGACCTGGCGGGGTGTTGGCAGGGGGATgccaggcaggggaagggaggataTACTGGGTTGGGActagctgggaggcaggggggcttGGCTGTGGTTGGCCTGGTGAGGGAGGGGATCCCGGGCGGGGGCAGgatgggctgtgggggaggggatccggggcgggggctggatgggctgtgggggaggggatcccGGGCGGGGGCTGACCCAATTCAATcgcttccctccccttccccaccctagCACATCCAGTTCCTCTACCCGCCCTCCTTGCGGGAGCTGCGGCAGCTGTTGGCCTCGCTGCACCAGAGCCTGCCTGGGCCCCCTGCCCTCATCTTGCTGGATGGCCTGGAGCATTACCTCGCTGATTGCCCTGGCCCTCAGGCAGCCGCCCGGCTCTCAGCCCTGCTGGTGGACACAGCTTCGTACTTCACAGGGCGTCTCCATGCGGACCCCCAAGGATctgccccctgctgccagctCATCGCCTCCATGCAGGTCTCCGGGGAAACAGAGGTTGAGGATCATCTCAGCATCCTCCAGCGCT containing:
- the SWSAP1 gene encoding ATPase SWSAP1 is translated as MSAALQRALGAAEPGAAPAPAPALVLGPARSGRSALLFRAARGGPRALFLAPRALQRLPGARRGESDPRGLQHIQFLYPPSLRELRQLLASLHQSLPGPPALILLDGLEHYLADCPGPQAAARLSALLVDTASYFTGRLHADPQGSAPCCQLIASMQVSGETEVEDHLSILQRYFPAQCWLCPDSAAALGQEDCGGDGLFRARLSQPGAPDREWRLGFGLDGEMKVYPVPRGCAEDPGAASDRDRAAGAEK